CGTGGATCTTCTGTAGGAGTCGCGAATGAAGAAAATTCTTTTTGTTCACGAGACGTTCGGCCGACTCGCAGGGGCCGAACAGAATATCCTGGTGACCGCGCCGCATCTGGCCAAGACGTTCCGCCTCGAATGCCTGTATTGGAATCGAAGCGGGAAAGACGAGGCGGCATTCGAAGCCCTGTTTCCCGTCAGCCACCCGGTTGCGTTCGATGGCCAGCCGGACGAGACTCGAAACCGCGTGGCCGGCGTACTGCGTCAATCCGCGCCGGATCTCGTCTATGTCCACAAGTGCATTGCCAATCCCGTGCTCGAAGCGCTTACGGAGTGGGGCGGTCCGCTCGTCCGCATGGAACACGATCACGACATCTACTGCATGCGCAGCTACAAATACTTCCCCTGGAGCCGGCGCATCTGCACGCGAAAAGCGGGTCCCTGCTGCCTGTTCCCTTGCCTGGCCTTCCTCAAGCGCGACCGGATGCGCGGACGCTTCGGAGTGCGCTGGGTCGGCTATCGCCGGCAAATGCGCTGCATCGAGTTGAACCGGAAGTTCTCGGCCATGTTCGTGGTGACGGCCTACATGCGCGATGAGCTCATCCGGCAGGGCTTCGCGCCGGAACGGATCCATATCTTTCCGCCGATTCCGCCCCCGTCGGGGGATGCCTTCCAGAGCACCTTCGCGGCGACCAACCGGATCGTCTTCGCCGGCCAGATCATCCGCGGGAAGGGACTCGATGCATTGCTGCGGGCGCTGGCGCTCTGTAAACAGCCGTTCCGGCTGACCGTGCTGGGTTCCGGTTCGCACCAGGGGGCCTGCGAGGCGCTGGCCC
The Lentisphaerota bacterium genome window above contains:
- a CDS encoding glycosyltransferase family 4 protein, which gives rise to MKKILFVHETFGRLAGAEQNILVTAPHLAKTFRLECLYWNRSGKDEAAFEALFPVSHPVAFDGQPDETRNRVAGVLRQSAPDLVYVHKCIANPVLEALTEWGGPLVRMEHDHDIYCMRSYKYFPWSRRICTRKAGPCCLFPCLAFLKRDRMRGRFGVRWVGYRRQMRCIELNRKFSAMFVVTAYMRDELIRQGFAPERIHIFPPIPPPSGDAFQSTFAATNRIVFAGQIIRGKGLDALLRALALCKQPFRLTVLGSGSHQGACEALARRLGIADRVEFPGFVPFEKMAGYYREATLVAVPSLWPEPIATIGLEVLRYGLPVVGFDAGGIRDWLRDGETGFLIPWMDLRAMAEKIDFLLARKDEARRLGEQGRAFVNREYAFTPYVERMKATLGEMIGEP